In Arachis hypogaea cultivar Tifrunner chromosome 2, arahy.Tifrunner.gnm2.J5K5, whole genome shotgun sequence, a genomic segment contains:
- the LOC112746448 gene encoding ras-related protein RABA4d has protein sequence MSNLYGDYNQKIDYVFKVVLIGDSAVGKTQLLARFARNEFSMDSKATIGVEFQTKTLIIDNKTVKAQIWDTAGQERYRAVTSAYYRGAVGAMLVFDMTKRQSFDHMARWLEELRGHADKNIVIMLIGNKCDLAALRAVPTEDAQEFAQRENLFFMETSALESTNVETAFLTILTEIYRIISKKTLSANDDTDPNGSSGLLKGTRIVVPDMDHTEKKGGCCV, from the exons ATGTCGAATTTGTACGGTGACTACAACCAGAAGATCGATTACGTGTTCAAGGTGGTGTTGATCGGAGACTCGGCGGTGGGGAAGACGCAGCTCTTGGCGCGGTTCGCGAGGAACGAGTTCAGCATGGATTCGAAGGCCACGATTGGTGTTGAGTTCCAAACGAAGACTCTCATCATCGATAACAAAACCGTTAAGGCTCAAATATGGGACACCGCTGGCCAAGAAAG GTACAGGGCAGTTACTAGTGCATATTATCGTGGTGCTGTTGGAGCAATGTTAGTTTTTGACATGACAAAACGCCAATCTTTTGACCACATGGCAAGGTGGTTAGAGGAATTGAGGGGTCACGCGGACAAAAACATCGTCATAATGCTAATAGGCAACAAGTGTGATCTTGCAGCTCTAAGAGCAGTGCCAACAGAAGACGCGCAGGAGTTTGCACAAAGAGAGAACCTGTTCTTTATGGAGACTTCGGCGCTCGAGTCCACCAATGTTGAAACCGCCTTTCTGACCATTCTAACCGAGATATACCGAATAATCAGCAAAAAAACACTTTCTGCCAACGACGACACAGACCCCAATGGGAGTTCAGGGCTTCTGAAGGGAACAAGAATAGTTGTTCCGGACATGGATCACACCGAAAAGAAGGGTGGCTGTTGTGTATAA
- the LOC140177057 gene encoding pentatricopeptide repeat-containing protein At1g50270-like, giving the protein MELSNALDEIPEQDVVSWTALIQGFVAQGNGRQGVDLFCEMRKKGISPNEFTVHAEVIKEALLSDVFIASALVNLYAKCGEINLADKVLCMPEQNEVLWDVLINCHAQVGDGKGAFRLFFEMINSEVEFSEFTLSSVLKGQDNQEMANLSIKSGFEIDKFMCSSLIDVYSKCDMVDDALRLF; this is encoded by the exons ATGGAACTGTCAAAT GCGCTTGATGAAATTCCTGAACAAGATGTTGTGTCCTGGACTGCATTAATTCAGGGATTTGTAGCTCAGGGAAATGGCAGGCAGGGTGTTGATTTGTTTTGTGAGATGAGAAAGAAAGGGATCAGTCCGAATGAATTCACG GTTCATGCCGAAGTGATTAAGGAGGCTTTATTATCTGATGTTTTTATTGCATCTGCATTAGTTAATCTATATGCGAAATGTGGTGAAATCAATCTCGCTGATAAGGTGCTCTGCATGCCTGAGCAGAATGAAGTATTGTGGGACGTGTTGATTAATTGTCATGCTCAAGTGGGTGATGGGAAAGGAGCATTTAGACTATTTTTTGAAATGATAAATTCAGAAGTAGAATTCAGTGAATTTACCTTGTCCAGTGTACTTAAGGGTCAGGACAATCAAGAGATGGCCAACTTGTCAATCAAAAGTGGTTTTGAAATAGACAAATTCATGTGTTCCAGTCTTATAGACGTATATTCAAAGTGTGACATGGTAGATGATGCACTGAGACTTTTTTAG
- the LOC112726360 gene encoding pentatricopeptide repeat-containing protein At2g03880, mitochondrial — MYAKCGCIEDAETIFKELVRHDKVLWNTIRGFSLHGQGDKALETFQKMKDESNLPDDVTFIGVLFACSHMGLVEEGKQHFNSMSNVYGVTPRDEHYVCMVDILSHAGTFADVESFVEAMKLTTNALVWENVLGACAKHGNVKFGERAAKRLFELKCDTDSTYILLSNIFASKGWWAEAKRIRALMSSHGVKKEPGCSWVEINNKVHVFVLDGAHPHIREIHLKLEELGEKLKLIGYVPQIEHVLHDVPYTEKEEHLNHHSEKLALAFALMSNSHVKMLINQNQIPNLFYESFL, encoded by the coding sequence ATGTATGCAAAATGTGGCTGCATAGAAGATGCTGAGACTATTTTCAAGGAACTGGTTCGGCATGATAAAGTCCTATGGAACACTATACGTGGATTCTCTCTGCACGGTCAGGGTGATAAGGCCCTAGAGACCTTTCAGAAAATGAAAGATGAGAGCAACTTACCCGATGATGTTACCTTTATAGGTGTCCTTTTTGCATGCAGCCACATGGGTCTTGTTGAAGAAGGAAAACAACACTTCAACTCCATGAGCAATGTTTATGGCGTAACTCCTAGAGATGAGCATTATGTTTGTATGGTTGACATTCTCAGCCATGCAGGAACATTTGCAGACGTTGAAAGTTTTGTCGAAGCGATGAAGCTCACGACTAATGCATTGGTCTGGGAGAATGTTCTGGGCGCATGTGCAAAGCATGGGAATGTTAAATTTGGTGAAAGAGCAGCAAAAAGGCTATTTGAGCTCAAATGCGATACAGACTCTACTTACATATTACTTTCAAATATTTTTGCTAGCAAAGGTTGGTGGGCAGAGGCCAAAAGAATAAGGGCCTTGATGTCCAGCCATGGTGTTAAAAAGGAACCTGGTTGTAGCTGGGTAGAAATAAACAATAAAGTACATGTCTTTGTGTTGGATGGGGCACATCCTCACATCAGGGAAATCCATTTGAAATTGGAGGAGCTTGGTGAAAAGCTCAAATTGATTGGTTATGTACCACAAATCGAACATGTGCTTCATGATGTTCCATACACAGAGAAAGAAGAACATCTTAATCACCATAGTGAGAAGTTGGCTCTTGCCTTTGCCCTTATGAGCAATAGCCATGTGAAAATGTTGATAAATCAAAATCAGATTCctaatttattttatgaatcttttctgtaa